TACTGCGAGGCCCGGAATCTCCGCTCCCCGGCAATAATCTCATACCCTTTTAACACACTACGCACAATGATCGGCTGGATAACTCCGTGCTGTCTTATGGATTCTGCAAGCTCCTGGATTGCCTCTTCATTGAAGTCCTTGCGCGGCTGATAGGGATTGGCTCTCAGCTGCGTCAACGGGATCTCTACTACCTTGTCGTCTTCATTGATAGAGAGAGAAGGTATTAATGCATCCAAGCCTTTCCCCAATCGCTTACTCATAAGAGATCACTTCCTTTGCCAACTCTAAATATACTTCCGCTCCCTTGGAACGGGAATCGTAGGTAATAATCGACTGTCCATGTGAAGGAGCTTCACTGAGGCGCACATTCCGCGGAATAATCGTTCTGTATACCTTTTCCTGGAAATATTTTTTCACCTCTTCAATGACCTGAATTCCTAGATTCGTCCGGGCATCCAGCATAGTCAGCAATACTCCCTCTATTTTGAGATGAGGGTTAAGATTCTTCTGCACCAGCCTGACAGTATTGAGCAGCTGGCTTAGCCCTTCAAGCGCATAATATTCGCATTGTATAGGGATGATCACTGAATCTGCAGCCGTTAGAGAGTTAATGGTAAGAATCCCTAATGATGGAGGGCAATCTATGATAATGTAATCATAATTTGCCTTCACTGCATTCAGTGCCTTTTTCAGCTTCAGTTCTCTCGATATGGTTGAGACCAGTTCGATCTCTGCCCCTGCCAGTTGAATCGTTGCCGGAATAATATGCAGGCCCTCAATCCGGGTCTCCTGTATCGTTTCCTGGGGATTCACTTCATTAATAAGAATATCATAGATGCAATTCTCTACATCCGCTTTGTTGACGCCAACGCCGCTCGTAGTGTTGCCTTGCGGATCAATATCAACAAGCAGCACTCTCTTCCCCAGAGTAGCCATGCTGGCACCCAGGTTTACAGAGGTTGTTGTTTTACCGACCCCACCTTTTTGATTTGCTATGGCAATAATCTTGGACACTTATTTCACCTCGAATTGTTTAGAAAGAATCATCTCGTAGTTCTTAGCTGTTAACGGCATAATAATCTGGATTTACGGCATCACGTTTGCGGAGATGTAGACGTTCGGAGCTAGTCATAGAAAAGGCGGCCAACACCTCAGGGCCGCCTTCAGCTTTTGTAACCATTTATCGTTTTGGAATTTGGATAACAATTTCATAATGATCGCCGCGATCATTCTCGGAGGTCTTAATCTCCATTCCTGAACCGGTCACCATATCTATAGATTGGCGAATTGTATTAAGAGCGAGACGAACATCTTTGGTATAGGAGGTTCGTTTTGATTTTTTAGTCTGGCTTACAGCCTTATAAAAGGCAATACGTGCTTCTGTTTGTTTTACATTCAATTCCTTGGAAATAATCTCAGCCAGCACCTTATGCTGCATCTCCTCAGTGTCCAGCGACAAGAGCGAGCGTGCATGGCGCTCCGTAATTTTTCTTTCCATTAATGCCGTCTTGACCTGTTCGGGCAAATTCAGCAAGCGGATTTTGTTGGCAATGGTAGATTGGCTTTTGCCAAGCCGCTGAGCCAGACTTTCCTGGGTCAATTGATGCAAGTCAATCAGCTTCTGATACGCAATTGCCTCTTCAATAGAAGTTAAGCCCTCACGCTGCAGGTTCTCTATCAATGCGATGGAAGCAGCCTGTGAATCATTGAATTCGCGCACAAGCGCCGGAATGGTCTCCATGCCCAGCTTTTTAACCGCCCGCCAGCGTCTTTCGCCTGCAATAATCTCATACTTTGAATCACGCATACGCACAACGATCGGCTGGATCACTCCATGAGTTTTGATAGTCTGACATAACTCATCTATCTTCTCATCATCGAAAATGGTCCGTGGCTGATACGGACTGCTGATGACCTCATGAACCGGGATTTGTTTGATCTCTTCTCCGCTGCTCCGCTCGGTAAATCCAAAAAGCTTGGTGAATTGTTCTTTCATTCCGTTCATAACCACCTAATTTCGTTATAGTACGATCTCTAAACCTTTCATGCGAAAAGCTTATCGTACAGCGTAAGACGGCCGAGCAATAATTCTAATCCTATCTATTAAAAGACTTACTATATTATTCTATCACTTTTCTGCTAATAATCCTATTCTCCATACTGACCTATTTTTCCTGCAATACAGCTTGAAATGAGGTAGCTTTCCTTAAAAATAAAAAGATCAAGCTCACTTTTGCATGAGCTTGATCCAGTAGAACAGAAGACAGTCAATTGTTGTTTCACGTGAAACAATTAGATGAGTGGCGACTTGGCAGGTACGCCGGGATTCCGTGGATACTTGGACGGTGTTGCCCCCGTCTTACGTACAAGAATAATGTGGCGGGAAGATTCTTCCACCGGAAGAGTAAAGGATTCTACCTTGTGCAGCTCAGCACGCAGTTCCTTGAAGC
This genomic interval from Paenibacillus sp. FSL H8-0332 contains the following:
- a CDS encoding ParA family protein, with product MSKIIAIANQKGGVGKTTTSVNLGASMATLGKRVLLVDIDPQGNTTSGVGVNKADVENCIYDILINEVNPQETIQETRIEGLHIIPATIQLAGAEIELVSTISRELKLKKALNAVKANYDYIIIDCPPSLGILTINSLTAADSVIIPIQCEYYALEGLSQLLNTVRLVQKNLNPHLKIEGVLLTMLDARTNLGIQVIEEVKKYFQEKVYRTIIPRNVRLSEAPSHGQSIITYDSRSKGAEVYLELAKEVISYE
- the noc gene encoding nucleoid occlusion protein; translation: MKEQFTKLFGFTERSSGEEIKQIPVHEVISSPYQPRTIFDDEKIDELCQTIKTHGVIQPIVVRMRDSKYEIIAGERRWRAVKKLGMETIPALVREFNDSQAASIALIENLQREGLTSIEEAIAYQKLIDLHQLTQESLAQRLGKSQSTIANKIRLLNLPEQVKTALMERKITERHARSLLSLDTEEMQHKVLAEIISKELNVKQTEARIAFYKAVSQTKKSKRTSYTKDVRLALNTIRQSIDMVTGSGMEIKTSENDRGDHYEIVIQIPKR